TTTCTCAAGGAATGTCAATGGTTAACCATTAAAAACATGACTGCAGAAACTAATACCTATAAATTGTAGGTTTACAAGGAAGTAAGATAAGAATTTCAGTGtgaaattaatattaataaagaATTATTTTAAACACTAGAAGCAAAGAATACaccattcaaaacaaaaattattgaaaaataaTACCAGCCTACATTTTCTTTCCATGACAACTTCTGATAGATCAGATGCTTTTTGGTATTTCAGTCTTCTGACTCATATCTGAGgattaaaaaagaataaatagaAAACTAATTAAAACAGACTAGAAATTCCCCAAAGACATTTTGTCTCTAAAGAAACCAAAGCAATATATTACACCCAAGAGTGACATATTTCTGTCATGGTTTACTGCATGACTTAAGCCACAGACAAATGCATTTACTTTTTAGACTATTTTGTCCTTTTAAAACTGGCCAGTTTACCAAATAGAATGGAGGAATGACTTACCCACAAACCCAAACAATTGCCAAAGCACCTGGAGCATCTCCCATCTGTATCTCTGTGTGTAGCACCTGAGGACTTATCTACCATGAATATCCTGTATGCTGTCCACACTAAATTCTCTCATTACTTGCTACATGGCAGCTGCTGTTGCACACACCAGCCCTAACCACACCAAACATCCATTCAAAGGACTGGTTTGTCAAAAATCAGAGCACAGCCTGCTAGAATTTCTTTTTAAGGGAAAATATATAGACTGTTTTAGAGACAAAATGGGAGCAGAGCATGGATTCAGAACAAGGATCTTGTTGAGACAGACAGGGTAGCATCACTTACTTGGAAAGTTTTCTACGCAGATCCTTTATCTGCTCATTCTTCTTGGTGAGAATCTCTTTCATGTTGCGATAGGCAGCTGTTTGCTGAAATTTCTTCTCCAGCTCCTACACAATAACATCAACATTATTTTTTACATATTATGAAGACTAGacaaaagtatttttttaaaaaacaacttGCTTTTCCTCCTCAAGTTTGACAATACTAGTTTTCTGTAACTTACTCAAATTTAGATAAAGTCAGCTGGTAGATTCAAATGAGATTGCTGGGGCAGCCATAGATACCCCAACTTCATTTTCTAACAAAATCAAGCTAAAAGTCTTCAGAAGATTGGGAATATGTTTTTCATGCAAAATTTCTATTGAGACAAATAgtcaatttttaaatatttatctaTTATAACTATGCAGTTCATTGTGGGTTTGCTATTTTATGTTTCATGTGCTCTGCCactgaaataacaaaaatacaaggGCAAAAGTGTGGCCTGGTAAACTCTGTATCTTGTAGCTTATGCTTGTTAAATCACTAATCAGTAAAAATGTGAGTAAGGAATGCATCTTCACATTACAGTAAAATGCTAACCTTTTCAGCTGTGGATAGCTGATCCTGAACCTTCAGTAAGTCATGTTTTGTTGTCACCAAGTCTTCTTCCAAGAATTTTTGGTTTGCAGTAGTATCATTCAAAGTCTTCTCAAACTGGGATTTCAAAGCTGCCACTTTATTCTCCAGTTCAGTGATATCCTGGTTTGCGTTATTCTTCAacagaagaaatatttaaaatatgtcAAATTCAagagaagaaataattaaaattttaagtGCAAAATTCCACACAAAGTAGGTACACCTTCACTTTTAATACTGATATACAAGTTACTCCTGCAAAGTGCTTCAACTAAAAAGGAGCTAGAGCAGGGACTGATTTATAACTTAAAATCTTGTTAATAAATGTTTTTTACAGATGGCTGGAATGTCTTCTCAGCCAAGATGAGATTTTAAGTTCCTGTATTTCGCTTGTTTAGGAATTAGTTAGAGCCAGAGGATGAATCACATTACAAGAAATTATTTACCATATAGAAACAGTAAATTACCATTTAAGATCTGAATGTCTACACTACAACGTGTTTTTGAAACATTTCCAAAGCTGTTAGTGTGGGACAGGTAGGAAAGGCTGAAAGTGTTAAGGTTCACACTCTCAGCCAGGTACCAACATTGCACCGTTCTCAGGTGTCCTACACAAACAGGCTCCAAGTTGCAAAGCAACTTTCCTGCTTCCTTATGAGCAGAATCAACTGAAACTTTTTTTAACATCAGTTCTGAGTCATAAAACATAATAATAGTGTAACTGTTCTATAGATTTTCatttaaagaaaagcaaaaaaccaaacacaaaacatTCCCAGGTTTTAAAGCTCAATTTCAAACTCAAAAGTGTCATGACTCAGGATGAGGCTGAACTAGAAGCACCTTAAAACAATAAAATCTAAAACGTAAGAAAGCCTTGTTCCTTTTTCTATCTGGAACATAAGACTTGAGAACAGGATAGTAATACCTGTACAGATGAAAAGCTTATTTTGAATTCTGAGACAGAGTCCAAGGCTGCAGTGTTGAAAAGCACTACATCCATTTTGTACATTTTAATTGTTATTTTCTAACCATTACATATGCCAATTATGCAAAAATTCTAAATCTTCAAATTAAACTGAACCAACAGAGCAGTTACTCCCAGTTACTGCTGGGAGTTACTCCCAGTTACTGTAACTCACGCTTTCTATGTGAAGCCATCTATTAactatcaattaaaaaaaaatccatctgatGAGTTGATCCTTAAGAACCAGCTGTGGTTTGGCAGTCATTTGTTTGCTCAAAGAGTTTGAAATGTACTGCTTTATGAACAACTGAGAGAAAGTGACAGAATACAGAGGGCAAATTAGAACATAAAAGCTGAAGATACTCAGCAGCCCTGACACTGAGGCCAATTCATATTTAACCAGAAAAGCAGGATGAGATTTGGTTCCAATCTTTCAACACTACAAACAGTATTATCCAGGATTTAATACACCTCTTTATATTTTAAACCTTTAATAATTTAAAgtttaacaaaacagagaaagaaaatctttgtcatgacTGATTAATCAAGTTccctattaaaaatattattgaaTACAATTTTGAAAGTTACTAAGTAAACTTTTAACATATTAAGGAAACCAAGTACATACCATAAACCAGgtagaaagcaaaataaaaagaaatcaggattaaaatatgaaaattaaaatagaaatgcTTTATTATCTTGAATCTTATTTCCTAATCTGTAACTATTGCAGGAATTTTAAAGTCAATTACTCAAAATAATGGGATTAAATTGTTCTAATTTTGTTGAAAGCCTGAACTGAGATGTTTTAAATTTAAGACACAATTACATATGAAAACTTTGGAAAATTCTAATTATTGACAAATAAAGGCAGAAACTTGGAAAAATACTCAGGTGACCTGAAGAGATTTATTTGTGTCAACATGACTTGAGGcttcttacttttatttgccagtaGCAACTCACCATGCTGGAGTCCTCATTTACAAAACAGATTAGGAACCTCaagtaataaaaataaacaatgaaACAGTTTTAACAGTATGCTGATATAGGGAGAACTACCAAAACATCAAACAAGCAGCAAGTCTGGCTTGTTCAACATCAAGTGACAAATGTGTGAAAGAATGAGTGTTTTATTGTTGCTCTAAAAACCAGGTTAGGTATCTGTGGAAGGGGTTAACAGCAGGCTTGTTAGCTAAAAGGACtgagaagaagctgagaagcaagaagGAGGTGATAAGGAgttttctccaaggctgtaactaAGGAGACTAAGAGAAGTGAGGAATTGAAAAAAGATAAGAAGAGAACTTTGTAGCTGGacaaagcatttttagaaagttagctGAAGTCACTGTAACTTTTTACTAATAGTGTTATGTTGATTTATTGTAGCTGATAGTTAGGATAGAAGAAGTATAAACAATTAGAAAGTACATAAAAGGTCAGGCACGTTCAATAATAAAGAGTTCcatctgagactgcttgtggtcccTGCTTTGTATCATGACCACCTTGAGAATGACAGGTATCACTCTTAAACATGAAGAAACAGACAGACATGGATTTGTGTCTGTTAATACAAATATCAGCCCTGGGAATATAAGTTCTGATAGTTCCTGAACCCATGTCATAACATCAACTAATGTTATGGATTACCTGCTGACTGACAGACTAGCAGGAACAGACAACGTCAGCAGGAACAACACTAACTCAAACTCTTCTATTTGCCAGAATAGGAACATACCATACAGACCAACATTTTGAATGTGCTGGCAACAGTTGTGTTAAATGGGAGCAGAGGGATATAATTATATTTACCTTCTGATCTCCTTGTATCATCTGTAAATCCCTCAGTGACTTCTCCAGCTTGGACTTCTCGTCTAGAGCAGCAGTAGCCTGCAATACATTGAAAATTTAAAACCTCAGAAATGTATTTTAACTGAAAACATAATAAGCATGGGATTCTTAtttagatattttaaaatatgtaaccAACATTAAGCATCCAAGATTACAGGCAACTTACCTGTGTTTCTATGGTCTTGAGTCTGGTcttcaatttttcattttcttcttggaGATGAGCAACTGTCTTTGGGTTAAAGAACAAGAAATGTTTGTGAACACCCTGGCACCATTTCAGATTTTGCAAatatttcagggaaggaaatacACTTCATAACTTAAGAAAACAAAAGTGATcctaaatggttataaaaatggcCTCCACAAGAAATCAGTAATTCATTAATTTATTGTGGTTTTTTGCCTCAGTGAGAAAGCAATTTAAGTCTCCAATTCTACTGTAACATATAGGGCTGTTCACTTAAACATATGCTTTACTGCACTGAGATTATTGAGATCAGTATCTTGTTTGTAACAAGATTCATGATTAAAAATTGCATGTTTAGGGATGCAAATCACATTGTTGCTTATAATTCATATTTTCAATCAACAGGTAAGGAAGAATTTATCTGCAGTTCCTTTTCAAAAGAGACAAATACCAGGTTACTGCATCTCCTGTTCTGTGTCACAGAAAATACGCATGTTTCATCAGAGTAAATTCATCACATGAACtttgaatgattttggggaaaaaaagacaacagATGTACATATTCAAGAAAAACTGTTatgattttgaaattatttttggaAGAGAACTACATTAACCTATAAGCAAAACAAGCCTGAATTCTTTGAATGCTTTAATTATTGCAGCAAATAGCAACAATTTGAGACAGACGTACTCCACACATCATTTGGGAATACAGAAcagaagacagaaaataaaaCTCCTTGATAATTATCTTGATTATCAAAAACTTAAAATGGTACTGTAAAAAGTGTGACATTTTAGAAAAGTGTAGGTGAATAAAATGAGTACAATACCTAATAAAAATTATTGATAGGATTAAGTACTAGAAAGTGTTTCATAATTCTGAAAATGTTTAGCAAGTGAGAAATCAAATGTTTTCAAAACCAGTAAATTCCAAATTCTTTAAGTGCCTGTTTCTTCAGGAGGGATTTAACCAActtacaaaacaaaaaagaatggATGTAATACAATTGACTTTAGGTGATACAAAAAATGTTCAATAACCTGGTAATTTCAGCCAGCTGTATATTTTAATTTACTTCTTTGTTGAAGCACCAGCTAGCTGTATGGAACTAATTTACGATTTTACTccattaaaaggaaaaattaattacTACAAAGACCAAAATGTTTTTGTAAAAGAAGGATTGATACTGTGATACACGTTAGAGATCAGAAGTGTACAATAAATTTCTGATGCTCACAATGTTTATTAATTTACCAGTATTTTATTTTACATTCTGGGATATATTACTGTGATGTCTGCATAGTGACAGACACATTATACAAATATTACTGTACAGTTATTCAGTTCATTTGCATAAGCAGAATGGTCATTGACCACAACTCCCTGAATAGCCAAGTTCTTACCTTGTTTAGCAGCTCTGATCCACCTTCATTTAATGGAGCAAGTTTTGGTTTAATGGGATCTGCAGTGGACTAAAGAAATAACAAAggtgaaaaaattaaattatacatATTTCTAGGGGGAAGAAAAGTACTCTTATAGCCTGCAAAATAACCACTGATAGTCAATTCAGCTTTCTTTTGCAAAGCAAATGAACAACCTTTTATTTCAAATTCATTTTTTACTGCTTCCTTGGCTCCTAAGTTATGGACTTCACTTTGAGCTTAAGTTAAACAAAGATACTACACAGAGACATAAAAGTATTGCAAATGTGGTTTGACAGAAGACTGACAATCCTGCAgcaaccaaaagaaaaaaggagcaAGGAGAACATAATATTTGAGTGATTGTAAGAGTTAAAAGTATTTACAAAGCTCCTAATAATTTTTTCATTTAAGTTATTGAAAATAACatgaattttatatatataaatacaatataatatacaTAAATACACCTTTAATAAGGTTTGCAGCCATATTCATGCAAGACAAACTAGAGTGATATCTGTACTGTGCAATCTTCTCAGCTCTTGGGTCCCTTTTGGCACAAGTGAATGTCCCAGTCTCAACCCAAGTGCCAAGGGAAGGAAACCCAGGAGCAGATGCTTCAACACATCCTGATCTGGCTGACCTTGGGATGAGGTGTGTGAGGCACACCCCAGAGGGGCAGAACAGGCATTCTGGAAACAGCCAAAGCACTTCAGAGGGAGCCTTGGTGCCAAAATGCAAAATGTGAAATTTTGGAGAGTTTCAAagactgttttgaaagaaaaatggtgGAGTTTTGGTTCTGGTTTTCTCCTAGGCACAGAGAGTCAATACTAAGCATTTTAAACATCTGTCATGACTCCACATGACATTTGATTATgatttgattaaaataaaattctaCCTTTTTGTTTGAAGAGGTATATTCTGACTTTTCAAACTCAGCAACCTGGTCCAAtaattctcttggaaaaaaaaaaataaagaggcaTTTATTTACCAAAGGAAAAATATAAGGAGGCATTTCTTTACTAAGAGCTACACTAAGAAACACATTTTACCAGGCTGCTGCTATGCTTTTTCTTGCATGTAAAATTCTTGTCAGAAGTACAGGATGAAGCCCTACACAAATACCATAAATGCAACAGATCATGTCATGCAACGGCATGATACATGCATTATAATAGATTTAGCATTCTTAATTAAAATATAATCTAACCAGACAACAAAAGTTTTGAGTCCAGTCACCTGCTCTTAAATGATTAATTCAAGAATATTACCAATCAAACATCTTGCTCacaattttgaaattattttgtatCTTGCTATTTTATAGATGGAAACATTGAAGTTAACCTATCACTGATACAATAGTAAAAGAATAGGTTTCTTTTACTATTGTAAAAGAAAGGTTAGGAAAAGAATGCAAATAGTCAACACTTTGATGTTTTCTTATTGTTGCAAGAATAGTCCAAGAGCTGTTACCGATTCTCCAAGTCAGAGACGTCTGTCTGTAACTTCAGGTACCATTTCTCAGCCTGTGAGAAGAGCTGCCTCAGAAGTAAAACGTTGGTGTAAGTTGTGTTGATGAGCTCTGACTCCACTTCGCTGTGTACGACACTCTGCAGCCCATCCAGCATGTCTATCACCTCATCAACTGTGAAGGTCTCTTCAACCAGTCTAAACAGAGACGTCAAGAAGAGTCAGGTGTGATAAAGGTAACAATTCTGCCTTGTTATGAGATCTCACTACACTGGTACCACTCATATAATGCAATGTTTCCTAAAAACATCCACTGTCAGTCATTATTAGATGACCACAGCATTActaatttgttattttatttgaATTTTCTCTCTAAATCAGTAAAATCACAAATATTAATTCAGCTACAGCCTTGCACTGAATTTACATATCAGAAGCAAGATATGAAGCAATGTCATGATGTCAATATCTCTGTTAATTCCTAAGAATTTGACGAGGTTGGGTTTAAAAGCATTTGGCTTGTAACTTCTGGAAAATACAAGAATATAAAAACCTAAATAGAGAAAGGTCACCCCATAAAGTATTCAAACCTGCCACTGCTGCTaggatattttgttttattcttgctCAGCACCACCCCACACAGCACCTGCTGTCCTTGAGGTCCTGGAAACAAGAATCCACTGTTTTGAGACACAAGCCACGCTTGAAGCGAGCGAAGCGCATGTAGCTGACCACTTCGTTCTGGTGGTGCTCATTAacgcccagctctgcctgcaggggaGGATACAAGCACAAACATAAGGAAAAATGAGCAGAACCACTGTGAACACTCGCCTTCTGACTAGTTCCTGTGACTGCTTTCACAGGGTTAGCATGCAAACCAGCATGGTGAAAAACAACCACATTTTAGTATATTGAGTCCCTATGCACCTCTCGTAAGTGGGTGAGAAAGTTCCAGCACTTGGAAGCAAGGGCTCAAGTAATCTCCAAAAAGTCATACAAAATCAGAGAGACAGAGGCAGAGAACCAGAACCAGAAGGACTGTACAGGAAATGAAGCTCTTGGATAAATATGTCTTGGTACTACATTACACATGCATAATGTAGCTGTATGATATATCTTCCATAGATGTACTAACAAAAGCCCAGAGGAAAGTATGTTATGTTTGTTACTTTTTATGTAAACTCTTGAGACTtctctcagaatcacagaatgcttgtGTTGGAAGGGTTCTTAAAGACTGTCTAgttcccactccctgccacaggcagggatacCTCCCACTAGACCCGGTTACTCAGAGctgcatccaacctggctttgaacactgccagggatggggcatccataatttctctgggcaacctgtttcagtgcctcaccacccccacaataaagattttttttggtatatctaatctaaacctactctctttcaattAGTGCCCATTACTCCCTGTCCTATCACTGCAGTTCCTGATGAAGAGTCCCTCTCTGGCTTCCCTGTGGCCCCCCTCCAGTTACTGGAAGGCTGCTATGAGGTCGctccacaaccttctcttctccaggctaaacatctGGAACATGTCTATTTTTCACAGGGGAAGAGCTCCAGTGCTCTTGTCAGCCTCATgttcctcctctggacttgctccaacaccTCCATGTCCTTCATAAGCTGGAAACACCAGAACTGTATGCAGCACTCCAGACGGGGTCTCATGAGAGCAGAGGGGGGAATCACTTCCCTCAACCTGCTGCCCATGCTGGTTTTGATGAAGATCTTAAGTGATAATCTGATTTTGTTTCTCAAcagccctaaaccaggacacccagAAACAAATATTGCCAGGGCAAATAAAGAAGGAAGTAATTTTAGAGCTGGCTTTTATGTGTGCCTCTATTTCAAAGGATTACTGGCATGGGCAACCACACCAGAACTACACAGCTCATGCAGGTAGCATGAGTGACAAGGAGGCACAACAGGGCACGAGTGGGAGTTTGTCACCACAGTCCCTGGAGAGCTGATGCAAAGGCAGGTCCATTTCATTTACTCCAATGTGCTTTGTTAGCTTGGCTGATGATGGGGAGAGACACCAATGTACTAACTCAGACAAAACAGTTCATCTGATCACGTGGGAAGCTCCAGTGACAATGCTATCCTGGGATACCTGGATGAACAATCAATACTtgtcggggtctctagctggtcagagtgaccttGAAAGAAgctagaaagtctcttttcccagcccagcgcttgaagaaggagtcagagctcttcatttctcggtctcaaggttgtttattgcatcttatctataaaactctttctcctgtcctgccgaggtctgctcagcaagacagaggcactctgcctgcccctggggcggCGTTATGTCTTTATTCTAAGAACtacatatacaatgtttacagtTACTTTCTAATACtaatcacctatgttagacagtgagcttctactctaaactaatctaaaagtgccaacatcacagcagaagatggaggccaagaagaagaagaaaggctggacatgcctaGATGTCTCCATCTTGCCCCTCTGAATCTCCattcaaaaaacctcaaaatctactttttcaccctgtgataaattcactatcattctacttaatttgtcgtggcttgcagatcttcatctaaggttggtaacttgttccataatcaaaaccacaggcatcctgggctctgtgccagggtctctgagaccccaggcaggggtcttggctgctcaggacagccagagggatctCCTGGGTTCTGACAAACACTCTGGAAACTCAGTGCAGCCGAGGAAGCCGCAGCAGCACTAGATAAAACCACTTACAGTGTGGCTGCAAGACGGATGTTGCCCACAAAGTCCCACATATTGCAGATGAGAGATCATACAGAAAACTAAATTAATGTCGTCTTTGCTGTTGTTGGAGGGTTTAGTTGAAAGCTTCTATTCATTACAGACAGAAACGAAACTATACTAGTAAATAAACACATAAGCACAGGCCACTCGTGATCAGCCACGCTGATACGCAGATAAGCCACCTGGCCACCGGATCCCGCACAAACCCCAAGCCCTGGGAGTCTCCGCACGGATGGCAGGGATGCCCGGGAGGGCAGGTGGCGGCCGCAGCTGCCCCGAGGGCTCCCGCATGACGACAGGCCGCACCCCTGCCCCTGCTGCGGGCCGGCCGCCCGGGGCGGAGCGCCTCGGTGCCGGGACACCGGGATGAAGCGGGAATGAAGCGGGAATGCCGGGCGGGCCCCTCCCGCTACTCACCATGGCGGCCGCTCCGCCGGCGCTCGGACGGCTGCGGGCCCAGCGTTGCCATGGAGACCGAAGCCTCGCGAGCGCCCGCGGCGAGCTCCGATTGGCGGCGGCACGCCCACGTGACCCGCGTGCCGCCGTGCCAGCTAAAGcagatgttttattttattttattttattttttaactttacCTTTGTGTTTCCTGCGTGCTCAGGTGCAGTCTGGAAAACTGTACTGTGTAGCAGTGAGAAATCTGGAAAACTGTACTGTGTAGCAGTGAGCTGCTGAAGCGGTAGGGGCCCTTAGGCGCGATGGGAAATATCCCCCGTTTATTTACACcacctaagattttttttttcccaaaggctTTTTCACTAAACACGCATTTTTGCAAAGCATTAGCATgtcagcaggacagctcagagcCATAGAGGTTTGGGTTgacagggaccttaaagatcatttagttcacCAGGTGactcaaagcctcatccagctTTGAACACTCCCAGGATTGGGGCATctgcaacttctctgggcaacctgttccagtgcctcatcacccgcACAGTGAAGAATATTTTCCTAATAACTAATCTGAacttactctctttcagtttgaactcattctcccttgttctgtcactacaagaacttgtaggctcccttcaagTACTGGAAGGTCATAATTAGGgaaccccaaagccttctccaggctgagtaacccaaattctctcagcctttcctcagaagAGGTcctcatccctctgatcatcttggtggtcctCCTCTGAACTCACTCctacaggtccatgtccttcctgtgctggagtACTGCAGGTGGGGTAACTGTCACCAGAGTCTTTCACCTGGATCACCCAAAAAGTTtataaaatgcagaaaaattaCCTGGCATCCATCAGCTGAATGCATGGGAAAAGTCTAACCCATTGAGGTGGCCCAGCTGCATTGAATCCTGATTGCACCTCAGGAGAGGACAAAAGTAATGTTGACAGAGCTTGGGATTTTCCAGTGTAAGTAAAAGGAGCAACTAAACAGTGAATTAAGAATTAATGGATTTTGTCCATTAATTCTTCAAGGCCTGCAGAAGGAGACCAGATCTGTCACAGCAGAGATACAATATTAGTGAGCCACAGACAGAGGGAATGTTGATCATTGAATCTGTCCCATTACAAACAGGAAGAAGGGATGTAATGGCCTTCTCCCATGACACCAGTGGACTCTTCAAAAGCCAATATCACCTTCCATATCTGGACAAGTGGTGAAAGCAGAGCACTGGAATGACACAGCTAAATGATGAACAGACCAGGAAGCAGCAAGCTGGGAAAAGGCTGTTTGGAAAACACACAGGCAGGAGAGATGCTGCACTTGGGCAGCTGCTCCATCCAGGCACTTTCTGAAACAGAGTAGCCCCAAGGGAAAACTGCCCTTCTTCCATAGTTTGAAAGGGGAAAATGGGATCCGTTGCAATTTCCATTCCTCAACATTGTATTTGTCTTACTGACTGCAGCCTGCAGTGCATTTTCATTAACTAATGGCCCTAAAAGCAGCAGTGACCAATTTAGGATTAATGGGCCATTTTGAGTAGGCAGCTCTATTGGTGGCAAATCTAACCTAAATTTTATTTACTTCAGACACAATCAGGAACAAGTGACAAAATTCCATCAAAATAGCCTGTCATCGTGACTGAAAACAACATCCATGTGGCAATCAAGGGAGTGCAGAAAGACAGACCATATGCACAAAGGCTGTTCCTGAGCTTAAGCAGCTCTACAGTAGTTGAAACTGGCCTAAAAGACTGGCCAGGAGCTGTGCTATGCCTTGTGACCTTGCACCTCTCTGTCCTCTGCTCCACCACACAGTACATGCTGGCAGCATCACTTCTTCAGCTTCCTCAGCAAGCTGTGCAGAAAAAGGTGTTACCAACACACATTGCCACCAGTGATGTTGACTGGCAACTTTTATGGGGATTTTATATAGCCTAAGAGACAGTGTTGGCATCTTGTTGGGCCAAAACATGTTCAGCCATGGGTTTCTCTCATTCCTTTTCGTCAGCAGTTCCTCTCTACAGAGCTTAGAATGACTGTGCATGAATGGAATGACTGAATGTTCAAGGAGGCTTGAGCTGCAGTAACAGCCTCAGCTTCTGCTGATCTGGGTTCATCTGCCTTGACGATGCCATTGCTCTGTACTGCAAAGATCCCTGCACCTGGAAGTGTTTACCTTGGCTGCTTCTGCACACTCATTAGCAAAGAGACCCCAGTGAAATGAAGCACAAGAGAACAGAAGTGCGTGTTTTCAGGTACCAGTCACAGAGAGAGCAACCTCTGAATGGCCAAGGTGTGAGAGCAGCACAAAACACTGAACAGAGGAACCTCCCTTTCACTGACACCTTTGC
The sequence above is drawn from the Melospiza melodia melodia isolate bMelMel2 chromosome 1, bMelMel2.pri, whole genome shotgun sequence genome and encodes:
- the LZTFL1 gene encoding leucine zipper transcription factor-like protein 1 isoform X2, yielding MAELGVNEHHQNEVVSYMRFARFKRGLCLKTVDSCFQDLKDSRLVEETFTVDEVIDMLDGLQSVVHSEVESELINTTYTNVLLLRQLFSQAEKWYLKLQTDVSDLENRELLDQVAEFEKSEYTSSNKKSTADPIKPKLAPLNEGGSELLNKTVAHLQEENEKLKTRLKTIETQATAALDEKSKLEKSLRDLQMIQGDQKDITELENKVAALKSQFEKTLNDTTANQKFLEEDLVTTKHDLLKVQDQLSTAEKELEKKFQQTAAYRNMKEILTKKNEQIKDLRRKLSKYESED
- the LZTFL1 gene encoding leucine zipper transcription factor-like protein 1 isoform X1, translated to MAELGVNEHHQNEVVSYMRFARFKRGLCLKTVDSCFQDLKDSRLVEETFTVDEVIDMLDGLQSVVHSEVESELINTTYTNVLLLRQLFSQAEKWYLKLQTDVSDLENRELLDQVAEFEKSEYTSSNKKSTADPIKPKLAPLNEGGSELLNKTVAHLQEENEKLKTRLKTIETQATAALDEKSKLEKSLRDLQMIQGDQKNNANQDITELENKVAALKSQFEKTLNDTTANQKFLEEDLVTTKHDLLKVQDQLSTAEKELEKKFQQTAAYRNMKEILTKKNEQIKDLRRKLSKYESED